The following are from one region of the Bradyrhizobium septentrionale genome:
- a CDS encoding xylulokinase: MSRDLVIGIDSSTSATKAIAWDRSGRALAEGRKAIGLANPQPGYFEQNPDEWWDSTAAALRSITDQVGAERIAAVAISNQRETFSAFTEEGTAIRPGMTWLDERARPQVVRFGKSFGAERVHAISGKPLDVLPCLYRIIWMAEQEPEIFARAARFAEVHGYLTHCLTGRWRTSTASADPTGLLDMTRNVWSAEILDAAGIAIEKLPALMPPGARMGEVTHAAAAFTGLSAGTPVVAGGGDGQCASTGAGVTSPGSAYINLGTAVVSGSYGRNYAYDRAFRTEKAVCDDGYIYEQCIRTGTFLVDWMAREMFGIDATAQLSVFKALEAEAAICPIGAGGVVVLPYWLGCMTPYWDPYARGVIAGLSGSTRRGAIYRALLEGIALEVAAQAEKIAAATGGEIGQFSAIGGGSDSDLWLQILADAAGRPVARSTAREASSLGAAIAAAKGAGWYGTIAEAASAMTRPPARTFRPEPKNVARYAELRAIHADLWPRLLDWNARLASFAEGKPS; this comes from the coding sequence ATGTCCAGAGATCTGGTGATCGGCATCGACAGTTCGACCTCGGCGACCAAGGCGATCGCCTGGGATCGCAGCGGACGTGCATTGGCCGAAGGGCGCAAGGCGATCGGCCTTGCCAATCCGCAGCCGGGATACTTCGAACAGAACCCGGACGAGTGGTGGGATTCGACCGCGGCTGCCTTGCGCAGCATCACCGACCAGGTCGGTGCCGAGCGGATCGCTGCGGTTGCGATTTCAAATCAACGCGAAACCTTCAGTGCATTCACCGAGGAGGGGACTGCAATCAGGCCCGGCATGACCTGGCTCGACGAACGGGCACGGCCGCAGGTTGTGCGCTTCGGCAAATCGTTCGGAGCCGAGCGTGTTCATGCCATTTCCGGCAAGCCCCTTGATGTACTGCCCTGCCTCTACCGCATCATCTGGATGGCGGAGCAGGAGCCGGAGATCTTCGCGCGCGCCGCGCGCTTTGCCGAAGTCCACGGCTATCTGACGCATTGCCTGACCGGTCGATGGCGGACATCGACAGCCTCGGCCGATCCGACCGGGCTACTCGATATGACGCGCAACGTCTGGTCAGCCGAGATCCTCGATGCCGCCGGCATTGCCATCGAGAAGTTGCCGGCACTGATGCCGCCGGGTGCGCGGATGGGGGAGGTGACGCACGCGGCGGCGGCATTCACCGGCCTGTCGGCGGGAACGCCGGTCGTTGCCGGCGGTGGCGATGGCCAGTGCGCCAGCACCGGCGCCGGCGTCACCTCTCCAGGCAGCGCCTACATCAATCTCGGGACGGCGGTGGTCTCGGGAAGCTACGGTCGCAATTACGCCTATGACCGCGCCTTCCGCACCGAGAAGGCGGTGTGCGACGACGGTTACATCTACGAGCAGTGCATCCGCACCGGCACGTTCCTGGTCGACTGGATGGCGCGCGAGATGTTCGGGATCGATGCGACGGCGCAACTGAGTGTCTTCAAGGCGCTCGAAGCGGAAGCAGCGATCTGTCCAATCGGGGCCGGCGGCGTCGTGGTGCTGCCTTACTGGCTCGGTTGCATGACCCCCTATTGGGATCCCTATGCGCGCGGCGTGATCGCCGGATTGTCGGGCTCGACCCGGCGCGGTGCGATCTATCGTGCCTTGCTCGAAGGCATCGCGCTGGAGGTTGCCGCTCAGGCCGAGAAGATCGCGGCGGCGACCGGCGGCGAGATCGGACAGTTCTCGGCGATTGGCGGCGGTTCGGACAGCGATCTCTGGCTGCAGATTTTGGCCGATGCCGCGGGCCGCCCGGTTGCGCGCTCGACCGCGCGGGAAGCCTCATCGCTCGGCGCGGCGATCGCGGCGGCCAAGGGCGCCGGCTGGTACGGCACCATCGCCGAGGCCGCCTCGGCGATGACGAGGCCGCCGGCACGAACATTCCGGCCCGAACCGAAGAATGTGGCACGCTACGCCGAATTGCGCGCCATCCATGCCGACCTCTGGCCGCGGCTGCTTGACTGGAATGCCCGGCTTGCGTCGTTTGCGGAGGGCAAACCGTCGTGA
- a CDS encoding ABC transporter ATP-binding protein: MASVTINNVRKSYGKFEVLHGIDLSIANGEFVVLLGPSGCGKSTLLRMVAGLEPITSGQVSIGNVLVNDLHPKDRDIAMVFQNYALYAHLSVFDNMAFSMQLKKVPKAEIRRKVEWAASILNLTPYLDRQPKQLSGGQRQRVAMGRAIVRDPAVFLFDEPLSNLDAKLRVQMRTEIKELHHKLATTTIYVTHDQIEAMTMADTIVVLRDGDIEQIGKPLEIYDHPANLFVAEFIGSPAMNVLTGEVAAEAGRPVLRANGVTLPLPSDANVSAGQIVKYGIRPEHLRPGAAGTGFPAKVSVVEPTGPEIHIYAEAGAQEVCSITQDRIELSPGDEISLVPALDRVRLFEPATGRVINGPAEVRPRPLMRA; encoded by the coding sequence ATGGCATCGGTCACCATCAACAACGTGCGCAAGTCCTACGGCAAGTTCGAGGTGCTGCACGGCATCGATCTCTCGATCGCCAACGGCGAATTCGTCGTGCTTCTGGGACCTTCCGGTTGCGGAAAGTCGACATTGCTGCGGATGGTCGCCGGGCTCGAGCCGATTACATCGGGCCAGGTCAGCATCGGCAACGTCCTGGTCAACGATCTGCATCCCAAGGATCGCGACATCGCGATGGTGTTCCAGAACTACGCGCTCTATGCGCATCTGAGCGTGTTCGACAACATGGCGTTTTCGATGCAGCTCAAGAAGGTTCCGAAGGCCGAAATCAGGCGCAAGGTGGAGTGGGCCGCTTCTATCCTCAACCTGACACCCTATCTCGATCGCCAGCCGAAGCAGCTGTCCGGTGGCCAACGTCAGCGCGTTGCGATGGGGCGCGCCATCGTGCGCGATCCGGCCGTATTCCTGTTCGATGAGCCGCTGTCGAATCTCGACGCGAAGCTGCGCGTGCAGATGCGAACCGAGATCAAGGAACTGCATCACAAGCTTGCGACCACCACCATCTATGTGACCCATGACCAGATCGAGGCCATGACGATGGCCGATACGATCGTGGTGCTGCGCGACGGCGATATCGAGCAGATCGGCAAGCCGTTGGAGATCTATGACCATCCCGCAAATCTGTTCGTCGCCGAGTTCATCGGGTCGCCGGCGATGAATGTCCTGACCGGCGAGGTCGCCGCCGAGGCGGGGCGCCCGGTGCTGCGCGCCAACGGCGTGACGCTGCCCTTGCCCTCGGATGCAAATGTCAGTGCCGGTCAGATCGTCAAATACGGCATCCGGCCCGAGCATCTGCGGCCGGGCGCTGCTGGTACAGGCTTTCCCGCCAAGGTCTCCGTCGTCGAGCCGACAGGCCCGGAAATTCACATCTATGCCGAAGCCGGTGCGCAGGAGGTCTGTTCGATCACGCAGGACCGCATTGAATTGTCGCCGGGCGACGAGATCAGTTTGGTACCCGCCCTCGACAGGGTTCGCCTTTTCGAACCCGCGACGGGCAGGGTCATCAACGGCCCGGCCGAGGTCAGGCCTCGCCCGCTGATGCGCGCCTAG
- a CDS encoding choline dehydrogenase: protein MVDYVIVGAGSAGCVLANRLSAAPENDVVLLEAGGKDTNPFIHMPAGYLALMKSGSVDWHYHTDPQPHLDNRVLFWPRGKVLGGSSSINGMVYIRGHASDYDLWAQLGNRGWSYSDCLPYFIRSEGRQAGADDYHGGDGPLRTSRLPEITHPLTKAWFEAGKQAGFRATDDFNGAELEGFGPVDSTIADNQRASAARCYLHPILNRPNLKLITKALASRVLVEGGRAVGVEYIRNGQVHTLRAEREVILAGGAINSPQLLQLSGIGDGDHLRSLGIKVVRELKGVGQNLQDHLACGVKQRCTQPISFLKHTKPLGATKAFIQYVLTKTGPATSHGLEAMAFLKSKPDLIAPDLQFFFVLLMYSDHGRKITNEHGFMAYFNIARPESRGSIMIKSADPLQHPSIQPNYLEAPEDVRNMRDGIRIGREIIAQKAFDLYRGQEYAPGSGAASDADIDRYVRQTSETIYHPVGTCKMGSDPLAVVDDRLRVRGVEGLRVIDASVMPRLVSGNTNAPTIMIAEKGADFILDRQPLAASPVETGSRHVSV from the coding sequence ATGGTGGACTACGTCATCGTCGGCGCTGGATCGGCCGGATGCGTGTTGGCAAACCGTTTGTCGGCAGCTCCGGAGAACGATGTCGTGCTGCTCGAGGCCGGCGGCAAGGACACCAATCCCTTCATCCACATGCCGGCGGGCTATCTCGCCCTGATGAAGTCCGGGAGCGTCGACTGGCATTACCATACGGACCCGCAGCCGCATCTGGACAACCGCGTGCTGTTTTGGCCGCGCGGGAAGGTGCTGGGAGGATCGAGCTCCATCAACGGAATGGTCTATATCCGTGGCCATGCCTCCGACTACGACTTGTGGGCTCAGCTCGGCAATCGCGGCTGGTCCTACAGCGATTGCCTGCCATACTTCATTCGGTCGGAAGGGCGGCAGGCCGGCGCCGACGATTATCACGGCGGCGACGGTCCGTTGCGGACGAGCCGGCTGCCGGAAATAACCCATCCGCTGACCAAGGCCTGGTTTGAAGCGGGCAAGCAAGCGGGTTTCCGCGCGACGGATGATTTCAACGGCGCCGAACTCGAAGGCTTCGGCCCGGTCGACAGCACGATCGCCGACAATCAACGCGCCAGTGCGGCGCGCTGCTACCTGCACCCGATCCTCAACCGCCCCAATCTCAAATTGATCACAAAAGCGCTCGCCTCACGTGTGCTCGTGGAGGGCGGGCGCGCGGTCGGCGTCGAGTACATCAGGAATGGTCAGGTTCATACCTTAAGGGCCGAACGTGAGGTAATCCTGGCGGGGGGCGCGATCAACTCGCCGCAACTGCTTCAATTGTCGGGAATCGGCGATGGCGACCATCTGCGGTCGCTCGGCATCAAGGTCGTCCGCGAGCTCAAGGGGGTCGGGCAGAACCTGCAGGATCATCTCGCCTGCGGCGTCAAGCAGCGGTGCACCCAGCCGATCTCGTTCCTCAAGCACACCAAGCCGTTGGGAGCCACCAAGGCCTTTATTCAGTACGTGCTGACCAAAACGGGCCCCGCGACGTCGCACGGCCTGGAAGCGATGGCGTTCCTCAAATCGAAACCCGATCTCATCGCGCCCGACCTGCAGTTTTTCTTCGTTCTCTTGATGTACAGCGATCATGGCCGCAAGATCACGAATGAGCACGGCTTCATGGCCTACTTCAACATCGCGCGCCCAGAGAGCCGCGGCAGCATCATGATCAAATCGGCCGATCCGTTGCAGCATCCCTCGATTCAGCCGAATTATCTGGAAGCACCGGAGGACGTGCGCAACATGCGCGACGGCATCCGGATCGGCCGGGAGATCATCGCCCAGAAGGCGTTCGACCTCTATCGCGGACAAGAATATGCGCCGGGTTCTGGCGCGGCGTCGGACGCAGACATCGACCGCTACGTCCGGCAAACCTCCGAAACCATCTATCACCCGGTCGGCACATGCAAAATGGGCTCGGATCCGCTGGCCGTTGTCGACGATCGTCTTCGTGTTCGCGGCGTTGAAGGGCTGCGGGTCATCGATGCGTCCGTCATGCCGAGGCTGGTCTCTGGAAACACCAACGCGCCAACGATCATGATTGCGGAGAAGGGGGCTGACTTCATCCTTGACCGCCAGCCTCTCGCAGCAAGTCCTGTGGAAACAGGCAGTCGGCACGTCAGCGTGTAA
- a CDS encoding MarR family winged helix-turn-helix transcriptional regulator → MDATTKRKVRSPKSARPPPLQPVGPAHESDGAHLELRIWLRLLSCTTRIEKTLNARLRKEFNTTLARFDLLAQLERKPGGATMSEVSQLLMVSNGAITALVQKLEADGLIHREVDSEDRRTFRLRLSQEGAREFGRMARRHEEWVIALIGELSPVAQSDLLQHLTLLKRRLDKHT, encoded by the coding sequence ATGGATGCCACGACCAAACGGAAGGTCAGATCCCCGAAGAGTGCACGCCCGCCACCGCTGCAGCCGGTCGGGCCGGCACACGAGTCCGACGGCGCGCATCTCGAGCTGCGCATCTGGCTGCGGCTGCTCTCCTGCACGACCCGGATCGAAAAAACCCTGAATGCCCGGCTGCGCAAGGAGTTCAACACGACGCTGGCCCGCTTCGACCTTTTGGCGCAGCTCGAGCGCAAACCTGGAGGTGCGACCATGTCTGAGGTTTCGCAGCTCTTGATGGTTTCGAACGGCGCCATTACCGCGCTGGTGCAAAAGCTGGAAGCTGACGGCTTGATCCATCGCGAGGTCGATTCCGAAGATCGCCGTACCTTCCGCTTGCGTCTGTCGCAGGAGGGCGCAAGGGAATTCGGCCGGATGGCGCGACGGCATGAGGAATGGGTGATCGCCTTGATCGGGGAGCTCTCGCCAGTCGCGCAATCAGACCTGCTGCAACACCTGACCTTGCTCAAGCGCCGCCTGGACAAGCACACCTGA
- a CDS encoding SDR family NAD(P)-dependent oxidoreductase gives MANYTAIVSGGNTGIGAAIARGLLADGYDVISLSRRKPDWSHPRLASYEVDLLDGVATRQVAADIAAKVAITHVVHNAGAIRAKLLEEVEDEDVGALAQLHFGAGIALAQAALPSMKQARFGRIVLLSSRAALGATTRTVYSATKAGIIGMARTWALELAPFGITVNVVAPGPIADTEMFESVMSPESERAKALARSIPLGRLGKSTDVARAVSFFSSPDADFITGQTLYVCGGASIGSISI, from the coding sequence GTGGCCAACTACACGGCAATCGTCAGCGGCGGCAATACCGGCATCGGCGCCGCGATCGCGCGAGGTCTTCTCGCCGACGGCTACGACGTGATCTCGCTGTCGCGGCGAAAGCCCGACTGGAGCCATCCGAGGCTCGCCTCATACGAGGTCGATCTGCTCGATGGAGTGGCGACACGCCAGGTGGCCGCTGACATCGCCGCGAAGGTTGCGATCACCCATGTCGTCCACAATGCGGGCGCGATCCGCGCCAAGCTGCTGGAAGAGGTCGAGGACGAGGACGTCGGCGCCTTGGCGCAGCTGCATTTCGGCGCCGGAATTGCGCTGGCGCAGGCAGCGCTGCCGAGCATGAAGCAGGCGCGCTTTGGCCGCATCGTGCTGTTGTCGTCCCGCGCCGCGCTGGGGGCTACCACCCGCACGGTGTATTCGGCCACCAAAGCCGGCATCATCGGCATGGCGCGGACATGGGCGCTGGAGCTCGCGCCGTTCGGCATCACGGTCAATGTCGTGGCTCCGGGCCCAATCGCGGACACTGAAATGTTCGAGAGCGTGATGTCGCCGGAATCCGAACGCGCGAAAGCGCTGGCGCGGTCGATTCCTCTCGGCCGCCTCGGCAAGTCCACCGATGTTGCGCGCGCGGTCAGTTTCTTTAGTTCGCCGGATGCAGACTTCATTACCGGGCAGACGCTTTATGTCTGCGGCGGAGCCAGCATCGGGTCCATTTCCATCTAG
- a CDS encoding aromatic-ring-hydroxylating dioxygenase subunit beta, which produces MSAAPTDQELIDFVVREARLIDQQRFDEWLDLYADDAFYWMPLEWNQTDPRLTCSLMYEDKLLLSIRVERLKGARTFSQKPKSRCHHVLQTPQVDSRDVDANSYVTWTPMHYVETRHDEQTLYAAWATHRLSVENGRLKIKLKRVDLINCDAAFGNIQLFM; this is translated from the coding sequence ATGAGCGCCGCTCCCACCGATCAGGAGTTGATCGACTTCGTGGTTCGCGAGGCCCGGTTGATCGATCAGCAGCGCTTTGACGAGTGGCTCGATCTGTACGCCGATGACGCCTTCTACTGGATGCCGCTGGAATGGAATCAGACCGATCCGCGGCTGACCTGCTCGCTGATGTACGAGGACAAGCTGCTGCTGTCGATCCGGGTCGAGCGGCTCAAGGGCGCACGGACCTTCAGCCAGAAGCCCAAGAGCCGCTGCCATCACGTGCTGCAGACCCCGCAGGTCGATTCACGCGATGTCGACGCCAACAGCTACGTCACCTGGACCCCGATGCACTATGTCGAGACCCGCCATGACGAGCAGACGCTCTATGCGGCCTGGGCCACCCATCGTCTGAGCGTCGAGAACGGCCGGCTGAAGATCAAGCTCAAGCGGGTCGACCTGATCAATTGCGATGCTGCCTTCGGCAACATCCAGCTCTTCATGTAG
- a CDS encoding aromatic ring-hydroxylating dioxygenase subunit alpha, with product MPRYAGNSAAIRALVRDQEVHRDVYVSEEVFQLEMEHMLPNSWVYVGHDSQVPNPGDYYGTTIGTQPVLLVRHTDGTVRVLHNRCPHKGTRITSETCGNTGKFFRCPYHAWSFKTDGSLLAIPLKKGYENTGFEQSEAARGMTPVRHVRNYRGFVFAKINDGGLDFEAFFGDSLSSFDNMIDRSPAGRLKVAGGVLRYMHNCNWKMLVENQTDTCHPMVAHESSAGTVVEVWKKAPPGTKKPMAVEIIAPFMSPYEFFENMGIRIWDNGHGHTGVHHSIHSDYSAVPGYFEKMTATYGEDRAKAILNENRHNTVYFPNIMIKGPIQLLRQFKPIAANKTLVESWTFQLVDAPDMLLERTLMYNRLINAPTSIVGHDDLEMYERAQEGLHSNGNEWVNLQRLYSPDEAGQTNVAINGTSEWPMRHQFRAWTKFMTMGM from the coding sequence ATGCCCCGATACGCCGGCAACTCCGCGGCGATCCGTGCCCTGGTCCGTGACCAGGAGGTTCACCGCGATGTCTATGTCAGCGAGGAGGTGTTCCAGCTCGAGATGGAGCACATGCTCCCGAACAGCTGGGTCTATGTCGGCCACGACAGCCAGGTGCCCAATCCGGGCGACTATTACGGCACCACGATCGGCACCCAGCCGGTCCTGCTGGTCCGTCACACCGACGGCACGGTGCGGGTGCTTCACAATCGTTGTCCCCACAAGGGCACGCGCATCACGTCCGAGACCTGCGGCAATACCGGAAAATTCTTCCGCTGCCCCTACCATGCCTGGAGTTTCAAGACCGACGGCTCGCTGCTCGCGATCCCCCTGAAGAAGGGTTACGAGAACACCGGCTTCGAACAGAGCGAGGCCGCGCGCGGCATGACGCCGGTGCGCCATGTCCGCAACTACCGTGGCTTCGTGTTCGCCAAGATCAATGACGGCGGGCTCGATTTCGAGGCGTTCTTCGGCGACAGCCTGTCGAGCTTCGACAACATGATCGACCGCTCGCCGGCCGGCCGGCTCAAGGTCGCCGGCGGTGTGCTGCGCTACATGCACAATTGCAATTGGAAGATGCTGGTCGAGAACCAGACCGACACCTGCCATCCGATGGTGGCGCACGAGTCCTCGGCCGGAACCGTGGTCGAGGTCTGGAAGAAAGCCCCGCCCGGCACCAAGAAGCCGATGGCGGTCGAGATCATCGCCCCCTTCATGAGCCCATATGAGTTCTTCGAGAACATGGGCATCCGGATCTGGGACAATGGCCACGGTCACACCGGCGTGCACCATTCGATCCATTCGGACTATTCGGCGGTGCCCGGCTACTTCGAGAAGATGACGGCAACCTATGGCGAGGACCGCGCCAAGGCGATCCTGAACGAGAACCGGCACAACACGGTGTATTTCCCCAACATCATGATCAAGGGACCGATCCAGCTGTTACGACAGTTCAAGCCGATCGCCGCCAACAAGACGCTGGTCGAGTCCTGGACGTTCCAGCTCGTTGACGCACCCGACATGCTGCTCGAGCGCACGCTGATGTACAACCGTCTCATCAATGCACCGACCTCCATCGTCGGCCACGACGACCTCGAAATGTATGAACGCGCGCAGGAAGGCCTGCATTCGAACGGCAATGAGTGGGTCAATCTGCAGCGTCTCTACAGTCCCGACGAAGCCGGTCAGACCAATGTGGCGATCAACGGGACCAGCGAATGGCCGATGCGCCACCAGTTCCGGGCGTGGACCAAGTTCATGACGATGGGGATGTGA
- a CDS encoding PDR/VanB family oxidoreductase, which produces MDQFEVVVSKTEARTPRIREFVLARANGAPMPGWAAGAHIDVHLPDVGRRSYSLIETNSPRAAEHPTSYRIAVLQESKSHGGSLQMHGLKAGDRLTISPPANNFALASGAGEVVLVAGGIGVTPLLTMACELSATQRPFSFYYAGRSRSELAFSDEIQRLASANAIIHADDEAGRFFDLEGLMTRLAPDVPLYLCGPLPMIEAAIALAKQLDWPPGRLHFEIFAAPEEKSGDSSFEVELKSNGRIYEIPAGKTILDVLIEAGEDPLHDCKRGDCGICQTAVIEGVPDHRDYILSDAEKASNKVMQICVSRAKTKRLVLDL; this is translated from the coding sequence ATGGATCAATTCGAAGTGGTGGTGTCGAAGACCGAAGCGCGCACGCCGCGCATCCGCGAGTTCGTGCTTGCGCGCGCCAACGGCGCGCCGATGCCGGGCTGGGCCGCCGGCGCCCATATCGACGTTCATCTGCCCGATGTCGGCCGGCGCTCCTATTCACTGATCGAGACCAATTCGCCGCGCGCGGCCGAGCATCCGACCAGTTACCGCATTGCCGTCCTGCAGGAAAGCAAGAGCCACGGCGGCTCGCTTCAGATGCATGGTCTCAAGGCCGGTGATCGACTGACGATCTCGCCTCCGGCAAACAATTTTGCTCTCGCCTCCGGCGCCGGCGAAGTGGTCCTTGTCGCAGGCGGCATCGGCGTCACGCCGCTGCTCACCATGGCCTGCGAGCTGAGCGCGACGCAACGGCCATTCTCGTTCTATTACGCCGGGCGCAGCCGCAGCGAACTTGCGTTCTCCGACGAAATTCAGCGCCTCGCCTCCGCCAACGCAATCATCCACGCCGACGACGAAGCCGGCCGGTTCTTCGATCTCGAAGGCCTGATGACCCGGCTTGCACCCGATGTACCGCTCTATCTCTGCGGACCTCTGCCGATGATCGAAGCGGCGATCGCGCTGGCGAAACAGCTGGATTGGCCGCCGGGCCGGCTGCATTTCGAAATATTTGCCGCACCCGAGGAGAAGTCCGGCGACAGCAGTTTTGAGGTCGAGCTGAAGAGCAACGGTCGCATTTACGAAATTCCCGCCGGCAAGACCATCCTGGATGTGCTGATCGAGGCCGGCGAAGACCCGTTGCATGACTGCAAGCGCGGCGATTGCGGAATCTGCCAGACCGCGGTGATCGAGGGCGTCCCGGACCATCGCGATTATATCCTGAGCGATGCCGAGAAGGCGTCGAACAAGGTAATGCAGATCTGTGTTTCGCGCGCCAAGACCAAGCGACTCGTGCTCGACCTGTGA